One window of the Nocardia huaxiensis genome contains the following:
- a CDS encoding PP2C family protein-serine/threonine phosphatase, producing MKLITKRVALPPQHADDIAEVGAPVGTSRSTTLRPPYTGTTLSYDPQAPAACESCHGTHFDGDGYCVGCGQLGQQQDRFDAVLGPVCLVTDRGIAHARNEDAVGAAVLDGDRPGVPAAVVIAVCDGVSTSEDPQAASGAAARAGVDAALTALGAGESAEQSVMAGLAAAAQAVRAVGTPDGRSPSCTYVSAVVRYDEFGAARITVANVGDSRAYWLQLDSGGSRRLTLDDSLAQALVETGVMSEENAMDAPHAHVLTRWLGADGENPPWGSDCVRHWDATEPGVLLLCTDGLWNYLPDAEGLARIATGPAPLSAARALADYALLAGGKDNITVALVPVPVREPQGETQ from the coding sequence ATGAAACTGATCACCAAGCGCGTCGCGCTGCCACCCCAGCACGCCGACGATATCGCGGAGGTGGGCGCGCCGGTGGGCACCAGCCGCAGTACGACGCTGCGCCCGCCCTACACCGGCACCACACTCTCCTACGATCCGCAGGCGCCCGCGGCGTGCGAGTCCTGCCACGGCACGCATTTCGACGGCGACGGCTACTGCGTGGGATGCGGGCAGCTCGGACAGCAGCAGGATCGGTTCGACGCCGTCCTCGGACCGGTGTGCCTGGTCACCGATCGCGGAATCGCGCACGCCCGCAACGAGGACGCGGTGGGCGCGGCCGTGCTCGACGGGGATCGGCCCGGCGTTCCGGCGGCGGTCGTGATAGCGGTGTGCGACGGCGTGTCCACCTCCGAGGACCCGCAGGCCGCCTCCGGTGCGGCGGCGCGCGCCGGGGTGGACGCCGCGCTCACCGCCCTCGGTGCGGGCGAATCCGCGGAGCAGTCGGTCATGGCCGGACTCGCCGCCGCCGCACAGGCCGTGCGCGCGGTCGGCACGCCGGACGGGCGCTCGCCCTCCTGCACCTACGTCTCGGCGGTGGTGCGCTACGACGAGTTCGGCGCAGCCCGAATCACGGTCGCGAATGTCGGTGACAGCCGGGCATATTGGCTGCAACTCGACTCGGGTGGCTCGCGTCGCCTCACCCTCGACGACTCGCTCGCCCAGGCCCTGGTCGAGACCGGAGTCATGAGCGAGGAGAACGCGATGGACGCACCGCACGCCCACGTGCTGACGCGCTGGCTGGGCGCGGACGGGGAGAATCCGCCGTGGGGCTCGGACTGCGTGCGGCACTGGGACGCCACCGAACCGGGCGTACTGCTGCTGTGCACCGACGGGCTGTGGAACTACCTGCCCGACGCCGAGGGCCTGGCGCGCATCGCCACCGGGCCCGCACCACTGTCGGCGGCCCGCGCGCTCGCCGACTACGCGCTGCTCGCGGGCGGCAAGGACAACATCACGGTGGCACTGGTGCCGGTGCCGGTCCGGGAGCCACAGGGGGAAACACAGTGA